One window of Methylococcus sp. EFPC2 genomic DNA carries:
- the gltB gene encoding glutamate synthase large subunit, whose amino-acid sequence MSHNALPEKQGLYDPRNEHDACGVGFIAHIKGQKNHAIVRQGLELLKNLTHRGAVGADPLAGDGAGILIQTPDEFLRAEAAALGIVLPAVGEYGVGMVFLPRDAAHRSRCEQVLEDFIRAEGQTVLGWRDVPVDNAGLGESVKLVEPTIRQVFIGRNPALKDQDAFERKLFVIRKQAENAVRGLGLADGKSFYLPSCSSRTLVYKGMLLADQVGLFYKDLQDERIVSALALVHQRFSTNTFPTWDLAHPFRMIAHNGEINTVRGNINWMASRRYSMSSELLGDDLEKVWPLIAEGQSDSACFDNALELLVTGGYSLVHAMMLLIPEAWAGNPLMDEQRRAFYEYHSALMEPWDGPAAVAFTDGRQIGATLDRNGLRPARYLITDDDHVVMASEMGVLPIPQNKIVKKWRLQPGKMFLIDLEKGRIIDDAEIKSELAAKAPYQQWLNESQIVLEDLPPEVAAMAPDAQTLLDRQQAFGYTQEDIKFFLQPMALTGQEPVGSMGTDAALAVLSNRSRLLYDYFKQGFAQVTNPAIDPIREELVMSLVSHIGPRPNLLGLGNGVGHKRLEVHQPILSNSDLEKIRRIETRTAGAFKTKTLSICYAADTGASGLEPALKALCAQAEQAVHDGNNILVLSDRRLDADHVAIPALLATSAVNYHLVRAGLRTKVGLVIETGEAREVHHFALLAGFGAEAVNPYLAFDTLSAMRETLPEKLTESEIHKRYIKAVGKALLKVMSKMGISTYQSYCGAQVFNAIGLAEDFLDAYFTGTSSTTGGAGLKEIAEETVRRHRLAYGNAPIYRNALDVGGEYAYRVRGEDHIWTPETISKLQHATRANDAKTYAEYAKLINEQNEHLLTLRGLMDFKYADQPIPLDEVEPAKEIVKRFATGAMSFGSISYEAHTTMAIAMNRIGGKSNTGEGGELPERFKPLANGDSLRSAIKQVASGRFGVTAEYLVNADDIQIKISQGAKPGEGGQLPGHKVDTVIAKVRHSTPGVGLISPPPHHDIYSIEDLAQLIHDLKNVNPAARISVKLVSEVGVGTVAAGVAKAHADHVTIAGYDGGTGASPITSIKHAGLPWEIGLAETHQTLVLNKLRGRISVQADGGMRTGRDVAVAILLGADEVGFATAPLIVEGCIMMRKCHLNTCPVGVATQDPELRKRFTGQPEHVVNYFFFVAEELRQIMAKLGFRTINEMIGRSERLDMNRAISHWKASKIDLSKILHKPKAGPNVAVYNVEVQDHGLDQALDRKLIAQAQPALEEGKAVRIETEVHNYNRTIGAMLSGEVAKRYGHAGLPEDTISILAKGTAGQSFGAFLAAGVSLELQGEANDYVGKGLSGGRIAIYPTADCPIVPAENIIVGNTVLYGAISGECYFSGVAGERFAVRNSGAVAVVEGVGDHGCEYMTGGVVVVLGQTGRNFAAGMSGGVAYVLDESGDFEHRCNLAMVELQPVPAEDTALEKHDHQGGDLENHGLVDILRDMTCGDEKRVRNLIERHRRYTGSERARHILENWSSYAGKFVKVMPVDYRLALEKMRQTQVQSGIQH is encoded by the coding sequence ATGAGTCACAACGCTCTTCCCGAGAAGCAGGGTTTGTACGATCCGCGCAACGAGCACGATGCCTGCGGCGTCGGCTTCATCGCCCATATCAAGGGGCAGAAAAATCACGCGATCGTGCGCCAGGGCCTGGAGTTGTTGAAAAACCTCACCCACCGGGGCGCGGTCGGTGCCGATCCGCTGGCCGGTGATGGCGCAGGCATACTCATACAGACTCCGGACGAGTTTCTGCGCGCGGAAGCCGCGGCGCTGGGCATCGTCCTGCCGGCGGTCGGCGAATACGGTGTAGGTATGGTCTTCCTGCCGCGCGACGCCGCGCATCGCAGCCGCTGCGAGCAGGTGCTCGAAGATTTCATCCGCGCCGAGGGCCAAACCGTTCTGGGCTGGCGCGACGTGCCGGTCGACAACGCCGGGCTGGGCGAGTCGGTCAAGCTGGTCGAGCCGACCATACGTCAGGTCTTCATCGGCCGCAATCCCGCGCTCAAAGATCAGGACGCCTTCGAACGCAAGCTGTTCGTGATTCGCAAACAGGCCGAGAACGCCGTGCGGGGCTTGGGCCTCGCCGATGGCAAGTCCTTCTATCTACCGTCTTGTTCGTCCCGTACCCTTGTGTACAAAGGCATGCTGCTGGCCGACCAGGTCGGCCTCTTCTATAAGGATCTGCAGGACGAGCGTATCGTGTCGGCCCTGGCGCTGGTGCATCAGCGCTTCTCGACCAATACCTTCCCGACCTGGGATCTGGCCCACCCGTTCCGCATGATCGCCCACAACGGCGAAATCAACACCGTGCGCGGCAACATCAACTGGATGGCCTCGCGGCGTTATTCCATGTCGTCCGAGTTGCTCGGAGACGATCTGGAGAAGGTCTGGCCGCTGATCGCGGAAGGGCAGTCCGATTCGGCCTGTTTCGACAATGCCCTGGAATTGCTGGTGACCGGCGGCTATTCGCTGGTGCACGCCATGATGCTGCTGATCCCGGAGGCCTGGGCCGGCAATCCCTTGATGGACGAGCAGCGCCGTGCGTTCTACGAATACCACTCGGCCCTGATGGAGCCGTGGGACGGCCCGGCGGCCGTGGCCTTCACCGACGGCCGCCAGATCGGCGCCACCCTGGACCGCAACGGCCTGCGTCCGGCGCGTTACCTGATCACCGACGACGACCATGTGGTCATGGCCTCGGAGATGGGCGTGTTGCCGATCCCGCAGAACAAGATCGTCAAGAAGTGGCGGCTGCAGCCGGGCAAGATGTTCCTGATCGACCTGGAGAAAGGCCGCATCATCGACGATGCCGAGATCAAGTCCGAGCTCGCCGCCAAGGCGCCTTATCAGCAGTGGCTCAACGAATCGCAGATCGTGCTGGAGGACTTGCCGCCCGAAGTCGCCGCCATGGCGCCGGATGCGCAGACCTTGCTCGACCGCCAGCAGGCCTTCGGCTATACCCAGGAAGACATCAAGTTCTTCCTGCAGCCGATGGCGCTCACCGGCCAGGAGCCGGTCGGCTCCATGGGCACCGACGCGGCCCTGGCCGTGTTGTCCAACCGCTCGCGCCTGCTCTACGACTATTTCAAGCAGGGCTTCGCCCAGGTGACCAACCCGGCCATCGACCCGATCCGCGAGGAACTGGTCATGTCGCTGGTGTCGCACATCGGCCCGCGGCCGAACCTGCTGGGCCTGGGCAACGGGGTGGGCCACAAGCGGCTGGAAGTACATCAGCCCATACTGAGCAACTCGGATCTGGAAAAGATCCGCCGCATCGAAACCCGCACCGCCGGCGCCTTCAAGACCAAGACGCTAAGCATCTGCTATGCCGCCGATACCGGTGCGAGCGGCCTTGAGCCAGCGCTGAAGGCTTTGTGCGCCCAGGCCGAGCAAGCCGTGCACGACGGCAACAACATCCTGGTGCTGTCGGACCGCCGCCTGGATGCCGACCATGTGGCCATCCCGGCCCTGCTGGCGACCTCGGCGGTGAACTATCACCTGGTACGCGCTGGTCTGCGGACCAAGGTCGGTCTGGTGATCGAAACCGGCGAGGCCCGCGAAGTGCATCATTTCGCCCTGCTGGCCGGCTTCGGCGCCGAAGCCGTCAATCCCTACTTGGCTTTCGACACCTTGTCCGCGATGCGCGAGACTCTGCCGGAGAAGCTGACCGAGTCCGAAATCCACAAGCGCTACATCAAGGCGGTCGGCAAGGCCTTGCTCAAGGTCATGTCCAAGATGGGCATATCGACCTATCAGTCCTATTGCGGCGCGCAGGTCTTCAATGCCATCGGTCTGGCCGAGGATTTCCTGGACGCTTATTTCACCGGTACGTCCAGCACCACGGGCGGTGCCGGGCTCAAGGAGATCGCCGAGGAAACGGTGCGCCGTCATCGCCTGGCCTACGGCAACGCGCCGATCTACCGCAACGCCCTGGACGTCGGCGGCGAGTATGCCTACCGCGTGCGCGGCGAGGACCACATCTGGACGCCGGAGACCATCTCCAAGCTCCAGCACGCCACCCGTGCGAACGATGCCAAGACCTACGCGGAATATGCGAAGCTCATCAACGAGCAGAACGAGCATTTGCTGACCCTGCGCGGCCTGATGGACTTCAAGTATGCCGATCAGCCCATCCCGCTGGACGAAGTCGAGCCGGCCAAGGAAATCGTCAAGCGTTTCGCCACCGGTGCCATGTCCTTCGGTTCTATCTCCTATGAAGCGCACACCACGATGGCCATCGCGATGAACCGCATCGGCGGCAAGTCCAACACCGGCGAAGGTGGCGAATTGCCCGAGCGCTTCAAGCCGCTGGCCAACGGCGACTCCCTACGCTCGGCGATCAAGCAGGTGGCTTCCGGCCGTTTCGGTGTGACCGCGGAATACCTGGTCAACGCCGACGACATCCAGATCAAGATTTCGCAAGGCGCCAAGCCGGGCGAAGGCGGCCAGTTGCCGGGCCACAAGGTGGATACGGTCATCGCCAAGGTGCGCCACTCGACCCCGGGCGTGGGCCTGATTTCCCCGCCGCCGCACCACGACATCTATTCCATCGAGGATTTGGCCCAGCTCATCCATGACCTGAAGAACGTCAACCCGGCGGCGCGCATCAGCGTCAAGCTGGTGTCCGAGGTCGGCGTAGGCACGGTGGCCGCGGGCGTGGCCAAGGCGCACGCCGATCACGTCACCATTGCGGGTTACGACGGCGGCACGGGTGCCAGCCCGATCACCTCGATCAAGCATGCCGGTCTGCCCTGGGAAATCGGCCTGGCCGAAACCCACCAGACCCTGGTGCTGAACAAGCTGCGCGGGCGCATCAGCGTACAGGCCGACGGTGGCATGCGCACCGGGCGCGACGTCGCAGTCGCCATCCTGCTGGGTGCCGACGAGGTCGGTTTCGCGACCGCGCCGCTGATCGTGGAAGGCTGCATCATGATGCGCAAATGCCATCTGAACACCTGCCCGGTGGGCGTGGCGACCCAGGATCCGGAGCTGCGCAAGCGCTTCACCGGCCAGCCCGAGCACGTGGTCAACTATTTCTTCTTCGTGGCCGAGGAGTTGCGCCAGATCATGGCCAAGCTGGGCTTCCGCACCATCAACGAGATGATCGGACGGTCGGAGCGGCTGGATATGAACCGCGCGATTTCGCATTGGAAGGCGTCCAAGATCGATCTGAGCAAGATCCTGCACAAGCCGAAGGCCGGTCCCAACGTCGCCGTCTACAACGTCGAGGTCCAGGATCACGGTCTGGATCAGGCCCTGGACCGCAAGCTGATCGCGCAAGCCCAGCCGGCCCTGGAAGAAGGCAAGGCGGTCCGGATCGAGACCGAGGTGCACAACTACAACCGCACCATAGGCGCGATGCTGTCCGGCGAGGTGGCCAAGCGCTACGGCCATGCCGGCTTGCCCGAGGACACCATTTCCATCCTGGCCAAAGGCACGGCCGGACAGAGTTTCGGCGCCTTCCTGGCGGCCGGCGTCAGCCTGGAACTGCAGGGTGAGGCCAACGACTATGTCGGCAAGGGCCTTTCCGGCGGACGCATCGCGATCTACCCGACCGCGGATTGCCCCATCGTGCCGGCCGAGAACATCATCGTCGGCAACACCGTGCTGTACGGTGCCATCAGCGGCGAATGCTATTTCAGCGGCGTGGCCGGCGAGCGCTTCGCCGTGCGCAACTCGGGCGCCGTCGCGGTGGTCGAGGGCGTGGGCGATCACGGCTGCGAATACATGACCGGGGGCGTGGTGGTGGTGCTGGGCCAGACCGGGCGCAACTTCGCGGCGGGCATGTCGGGCGGCGTGGCCTATGTGCTGGACGAGAGCGGCGATTTCGAACACCGCTGCAACCTGGCGATGGTCGAATTGCAGCCGGTTCCCGCCGAGGATACGGCCCTGGAAAAGCACGACCATCAGGGCGGCGACCTGGAGAACCACGGCTTGGTGGATATACTGCGCGACATGACCTGCGGCGACGAAAAGCGCGTCCGCAACCTGATCGAGCGTCATCGCCGCTACACCGGCAGCGAGCGCGCACGCCATATCCTGGAAAACTGGTCCAGCTATGCCGGGAAATTCGTCAAGGTCATGCCGGTAGACTATCGACTGGCTTTGGAGAAAATGCGCCAAACCCAGGTGCAGTCCGGTATTCAGCATTAA
- a CDS encoding UbiH/UbiF/VisC/COQ6 family ubiquinone biosynthesis hydroxylase, translated as MTEHYDVVIVGGGMVGATLACSLGDSPLKIAIIEDAPPPDFAPDQPHDLRVSAISIASANILKTVGAWRGIVARRLCPFRRMRVWEDKGDVEFRSDDINEPLLGHIVENRIIQLAVLERLHDFRNITLLCPARTRSIEHDSRQSTVTLDDGRVLTARLLVAADGGYSRVRQAAGMGVSAWDYEQHALVLTVETAYPQQDITWQRFTPTGPLAFLPLDGPHASLVWYQTPEEVKRLKALPDEALLAELLAAFPSALGDIKRIEARGSFPLKRQHAQHYIKEGVALIGDAAHMIHPLAGQGVNIGLLDAAALAQVLLNAKRQGLDLGAEKTLREYEKMRRQNNLLMMTTMDLFYRVFGNTVLPLKFIRNLGLGLAERLSPAKKIAMRYAMGLGGRLPRLARGEAILG; from the coding sequence ATGACAGAACACTATGATGTCGTCATCGTCGGTGGCGGCATGGTGGGCGCCACGCTCGCCTGCAGCCTGGGCGACAGTCCGCTGAAAATCGCCATCATCGAGGACGCTCCGCCGCCCGATTTCGCCCCGGACCAGCCGCACGATCTGCGCGTTTCGGCCATCAGCATCGCATCGGCCAACATCCTCAAGACGGTGGGTGCCTGGCGCGGCATCGTTGCGCGCCGCCTGTGCCCGTTCCGCCGCATGCGGGTGTGGGAGGACAAGGGCGATGTCGAATTCCGCAGCGACGACATCAACGAACCCCTGCTGGGGCATATCGTCGAGAACCGCATCATCCAGCTGGCCGTGCTGGAACGTCTGCACGATTTCCGCAACATCACCCTACTCTGCCCTGCCAGGACGCGGTCGATCGAGCACGACAGCCGACAATCGACGGTCACGCTGGACGACGGCCGCGTCCTCACGGCCCGCCTGCTGGTGGCGGCGGACGGGGGCTATTCGCGGGTGCGGCAAGCAGCCGGCATGGGCGTCAGCGCCTGGGATTACGAACAGCACGCGCTGGTTCTGACCGTCGAAACCGCCTATCCGCAACAGGACATCACCTGGCAGCGCTTCACGCCCACGGGTCCCCTGGCCTTTCTTCCCCTGGACGGCCCCCACGCCTCCCTGGTCTGGTATCAAACGCCGGAGGAAGTCAAACGACTCAAGGCGCTGCCGGATGAGGCGTTGTTGGCCGAATTGCTGGCCGCGTTTCCTTCCGCCCTGGGAGACATAAAACGCATCGAGGCGCGCGGCAGCTTTCCGCTCAAGCGCCAGCATGCCCAGCATTACATCAAGGAGGGAGTGGCCCTTATCGGCGACGCCGCGCACATGATCCATCCGCTGGCGGGCCAGGGCGTCAACATCGGCCTGCTGGATGCCGCCGCGTTGGCTCAGGTGTTGCTGAACGCCAAGCGCCAAGGACTGGATCTCGGCGCCGAGAAAACTTTGCGGGAATATGAAAAGATGCGCCGGCAGAACAATCTCCTGATGATGACCACCATGGATTTGTTCTACAGGGTGTTCGGCAACACGGTCCTGCCGCTCAAGTTCATCCGCAACCTGGGATTGGGATTGGCCGAACGCCTCTCGCCCGCGAAAAAAATCGCCATGCGCTATGCCATGGGCCTGGGCGGCAGACTGCCGCGGTTGGCACGGGGCGAGGCGATACTGGGATGA
- a CDS encoding response regulator transcription factor, translated as MSDQPTVFLVDDDDAVRDSLSLLLQTAGIPIEAYASADEFLRSYAPGRPGCLVLDMNMPDMSGAELQAELNHRACQLPVIFLTAHGDIPMTVRAIKAGALDFLTKPVQGAVLLERIQAGFSIDAERRQRLAQDHARGARLNVCFSPRELEVLKLVIDGRSNKEIAKLLGISHRTVEIYRAKVMEKTGSANVIELTRFWDAHQVHVCSKQ; from the coding sequence ATGAGTGATCAACCCACGGTATTTCTGGTCGATGACGACGACGCCGTTCGCGATAGTCTAAGTCTGCTGCTGCAGACGGCGGGTATTCCCATCGAGGCTTACGCCAGCGCGGACGAGTTTCTGCGCAGCTACGCGCCCGGCAGGCCCGGATGCCTGGTGCTCGACATGAATATGCCGGACATGAGCGGTGCAGAACTGCAGGCCGAGCTCAACCATCGGGCATGCCAGCTGCCGGTCATCTTCCTGACGGCGCACGGCGATATTCCCATGACGGTTAGGGCCATCAAGGCCGGCGCGCTCGATTTCCTGACCAAGCCGGTACAAGGCGCGGTATTGCTGGAGCGCATCCAGGCGGGTTTTTCGATCGATGCCGAGCGGCGCCAGCGGCTCGCACAGGACCATGCCCGGGGCGCGCGCTTGAACGTCTGTTTTTCCCCGCGCGAACTGGAGGTATTGAAGCTGGTCATCGATGGACGATCCAACAAGGAGATCGCCAAACTCCTGGGTATCAGCCATCGTACGGTGGAGATTTACCGGGCCAAGGTCATGGAAAAGACCGGCTCGGCCAACGTGATCGAACTCACCCGGTTCTGGGATGCCCATCAGGTACATGTCTGCTCGAAGCAATAA
- a CDS encoding PAS domain-containing protein, translating to MSSGQQDITTPLRRQPFWVIYAFALAITAAFLALQRLTLDWFGEQPLLIFLFAFPVLLSGYLGGLGPGLTATAVAVSGIVALPASHAATDAGATDNSDLSRLFMFILIGGLASLLFGIVKRARQQQEQVLSDLRCSEAAFAASQKLLAGVVSTAMDAIITADAARRIVLFNAAAEKMFGCSAATAVGASIEDFVLLGFCEADGECHSCVMLNDPEGRCTKERCTVDGRRANGQSFPAEASISVAEVDGRRWFTIILRDVTERLQTEVALRERLELQNQIAQVAASVPGVVCSFRLHPDGSACAPYCSPAFEDLYGIDPQAVVEDFGPVFMRIHPDDLSQVYESIAESARTLEPWRYVFRYRHPIKGEVWIEGHSMPLGEPDGSVLWHGYIRDITHDKRAEEVLRASEARLRLAIEALDAGLWDRDLRSGEVYFSPEWKRQLGYGEDELPARWEEWENRIHDEDRDRVLSETESFVAGRSAQYELEYRVRLKDRSYRWIHTRGALLRDEHDQPYRMVGMNFDVTERKKTQELRGRGKELEESFRHYVAIQTAAAIAHELNQPLAAIASYIEVALVLLRANKPDMDKLRYSLESGEQQVQRAGQATRQLLKLLQKGETVSEDVDLNATVRDAIVIFKADNDLGGFSVGLELTPDLPRVQANRSQMEKVLINLLRNGLDAMREAGMASGMISVSTKVLSPDDMALVTVCDCGGGVDTESRQSIFQPFYTTKARGLGMGLAVSRSLVEAHGGKLWLDTEAPSGTCFHFTLPFAS from the coding sequence ATGAGTTCGGGGCAACAGGACATCACCACGCCGCTCAGACGTCAGCCGTTCTGGGTGATCTACGCATTCGCCTTGGCGATAACGGCCGCGTTCCTCGCCCTGCAGCGCTTAACCCTGGACTGGTTCGGCGAACAACCCCTGCTGATATTTCTGTTTGCCTTTCCCGTCCTGCTCAGCGGCTATTTGGGCGGTTTGGGCCCGGGGCTCACGGCCACCGCCGTGGCCGTGAGCGGGATCGTCGCCTTGCCGGCGAGCCACGCCGCCACGGATGCCGGCGCGACCGATAATTCCGATTTGAGTCGCCTGTTCATGTTTATCCTGATCGGCGGACTCGCGAGCCTGCTGTTCGGCATCGTGAAGCGCGCGCGACAGCAGCAGGAGCAGGTGCTCTCCGACCTCCGTTGCTCGGAAGCGGCGTTCGCCGCCAGCCAGAAGCTGCTCGCCGGCGTCGTCTCCACGGCCATGGATGCGATCATCACCGCCGATGCCGCCCGGCGCATCGTGCTGTTTAATGCGGCGGCGGAGAAGATGTTCGGGTGTTCCGCGGCAACGGCCGTCGGCGCATCCATCGAGGATTTCGTCCTCCTGGGTTTCTGCGAGGCGGACGGCGAATGTCATTCCTGCGTCATGCTGAACGACCCCGAGGGGCGCTGCACGAAAGAGCGGTGTACGGTCGATGGCCGGCGCGCCAATGGTCAGTCGTTCCCGGCCGAGGCCTCCATCTCCGTGGCCGAAGTCGATGGCAGGCGCTGGTTCACCATCATCCTGCGGGATGTCACGGAGCGCTTGCAGACCGAAGTGGCTCTGCGGGAACGCCTGGAATTGCAAAACCAGATCGCGCAGGTTGCCGCGTCGGTGCCCGGCGTGGTCTGTTCGTTCCGCTTGCATCCGGACGGCAGCGCGTGCGCCCCGTATTGCAGTCCGGCTTTCGAAGACCTCTACGGAATCGATCCGCAGGCGGTGGTTGAAGATTTCGGCCCGGTTTTCATGCGCATCCATCCGGACGATTTGAGCCAGGTTTATGAGTCGATAGCGGAATCCGCCAGAACCCTCGAGCCTTGGCGATACGTCTTCCGCTATCGGCATCCCATCAAGGGCGAAGTTTGGATCGAAGGCCACTCCATGCCCTTGGGCGAACCCGACGGCAGTGTCCTTTGGCATGGCTATATCCGCGACATCACCCACGACAAGCGGGCGGAAGAGGTCCTGCGCGCGAGCGAGGCCCGGCTGAGATTGGCCATCGAGGCGCTGGATGCCGGCCTGTGGGACAGGGACTTGCGGAGCGGGGAGGTCTACTTTTCGCCCGAATGGAAACGCCAATTAGGCTATGGGGAAGATGAGCTGCCGGCGCGCTGGGAGGAGTGGGAAAACCGTATCCACGATGAGGATAGGGACCGGGTACTGTCGGAAACCGAAAGCTTCGTCGCCGGTCGTTCGGCGCAATACGAGTTGGAATACCGCGTTCGCCTCAAGGATAGGTCGTACCGTTGGATACATACCCGCGGTGCCCTGCTGCGCGACGAACACGATCAGCCTTACCGCATGGTGGGCATGAATTTCGATGTCACCGAACGCAAGAAAACGCAAGAGTTGCGCGGCCGGGGCAAGGAATTGGAGGAGTCGTTCAGGCACTACGTGGCGATACAGACTGCGGCCGCTATCGCTCACGAACTCAACCAGCCGCTCGCGGCCATCGCCTCCTACATCGAGGTGGCACTGGTCTTGTTGAGGGCGAACAAACCGGACATGGATAAGCTCCGTTATTCCCTGGAAAGCGGCGAGCAGCAGGTTCAGCGTGCCGGACAGGCCACCCGGCAGTTATTGAAGCTCTTGCAGAAAGGCGAGACGGTATCCGAGGACGTGGACCTTAATGCGACCGTCAGGGACGCCATAGTGATATTCAAGGCCGATAACGATCTTGGCGGGTTCAGTGTCGGTCTGGAGCTCACGCCCGATTTACCGCGCGTACAAGCCAACCGTAGCCAGATGGAAAAGGTGCTGATCAATTTGTTGCGCAATGGTCTGGACGCCATGCGCGAGGCGGGAATGGCGAGCGGAATGATCTCGGTCAGCACGAAAGTCCTGAGTCCGGACGACATGGCGCTCGTGACGGTATGCGATTGCGGCGGCGGGGTCGATACGGAGAGTCGCCAATCGATATTCCAGCCGTTTTACACCACGAAGGCGCGGGGTTTGGGCATGGGCTTAGCCGTGAGCCGTTCGCTGGTCGAGGCGCACGGCGGCAAGCTGTGGTTGGATACTGAGGCCCCATCCGGCACATGTTTCCACTTCACCTTGCCGTTCGCTTCATGA
- the ccmA gene encoding cytochrome c biogenesis heme-transporting ATPase CcmA: MSLQPTETTEPLLRALDLECLRGDNLLFEALSFVLHGGQLLQIEGANGSGKTSLLRILAGLSRASAGTVLWRGVDIEERRADYFSAMAYLGHALGIKGELSALENLKVALALSGVAYTPATLYEALARTGLEGREHIPARALSAGQKQRVAMARLLACPARLWIMDEPYTALDVDGIALLRELLEAHLAQGGLVVLTSHQAVEVRGDVVKLRLS; the protein is encoded by the coding sequence TTGTCCTTGCAGCCGACCGAAACCACCGAACCGCTGTTACGCGCCCTAGACCTCGAGTGTTTGCGCGGCGACAACCTGCTGTTCGAAGCACTGAGCTTCGTCCTGCACGGCGGCCAGCTGCTGCAGATCGAAGGCGCCAACGGCAGCGGCAAGACCAGCCTGCTGCGCATCCTGGCGGGCTTGAGCCGCGCCAGCGCGGGCACGGTGCTTTGGCGAGGCGTCGACATCGAAGAGCGGCGCGCCGATTATTTTTCCGCCATGGCCTACCTGGGCCATGCCTTGGGCATCAAGGGCGAATTGTCGGCGCTGGAAAACCTGAAAGTAGCCCTGGCCCTGAGCGGCGTTGCCTACACCCCCGCAACGCTTTATGAGGCACTGGCGCGGACCGGTCTGGAAGGACGCGAACACATCCCGGCCCGTGCGCTGTCGGCCGGACAGAAACAACGCGTCGCGATGGCCCGTTTGCTGGCCTGCCCGGCCCGTCTGTGGATCATGGACGAACCCTATACCGCGCTGGACGTGGACGGCATCGCCCTGCTGCGCGAACTGCTGGAAGCCCACCTGGCCCAGGGCGGGCTGGTGGTGCTGACCTCGCACCAGGCGGTGGAGGTGCGTGGCGACGTGGTCAAACTGAGACTGTCATGA
- the ccmB gene encoding heme exporter protein CcmB, producing the protein MNGLFTACSALLKRDLMLAFRHRGELANPLLFFLMIVTLFPLGVSPEAELLRRIAPGVIWIGALLAALFSLESLFRGDFEDGALEQMLLSPHPLSALVLAKVLAHWLVSGLPMLLLAPLLGLLLAMPTTGIQTMEITLALGTPLLSLIGAIGVALTVGLKRGGILLTLLILPLYIPVLIFATNAVTAAAAGLPVEGQFYFLAALLALALTLAPVAIAASLRISVS; encoded by the coding sequence ATGAACGGATTATTCACCGCCTGCTCCGCCCTGCTCAAACGCGACCTGATGCTGGCCTTCCGCCACCGCGGCGAGCTGGCCAATCCCCTGCTCTTCTTCCTGATGATCGTGACGCTGTTTCCCTTAGGGGTCAGCCCCGAAGCCGAGCTGCTGCGCCGCATCGCGCCGGGGGTGATCTGGATAGGCGCGCTGCTGGCCGCGCTGTTCTCGCTGGAAAGCCTGTTCCGCGGCGATTTCGAGGACGGCGCGCTGGAACAGATGCTGCTGAGTCCGCACCCGCTTTCCGCCCTGGTCCTGGCCAAGGTGCTGGCGCACTGGCTGGTGAGCGGCCTGCCCATGCTGCTGCTGGCGCCTTTGCTGGGCCTGCTGCTGGCCATGCCAACGACCGGCATCCAGACGATGGAGATCACCCTGGCGCTGGGCACGCCCCTGCTCAGCCTGATCGGCGCGATCGGCGTCGCCCTCACCGTGGGCCTCAAGCGCGGCGGCATCCTGCTGACCCTGCTCATCCTGCCGCTCTACATCCCGGTCCTGATCTTCGCCACCAACGCCGTCACCGCGGCGGCGGCCGGTCTGCCGGTTGAAGGGCAGTTCTATTTCCTCGCGGCCCTGCTGGCCCTGGCGCTCACTCTGGCGCCCGTGGCCATCGCCGCCTCTTTACGTATCAGCGTGAGTTGA
- a CDS encoding heme ABC transporter permease: MWLFFHKLASPKYFYDLAGKFIPWLGTLCLIAFLSGLYQGLFVAPPDYQQGESYRILFVHVPSAWMSMFVYTFMAVLSAINLIWNIKLADVMVRSSAALGASFTFLTLVTGSLWGKPMWGAWWVWDARLTSELILLFLYLGYIALVSAIEDPRSAARAGGVLILVGAVNIPIIHYSVEWWSTLHQGPTLTKIGKPSVHVSMLIPWLLMFAGFQLYYFTVVLIRARTEVLERERRSAWVQELFGK, from the coding sequence ATGTGGCTGTTTTTCCATAAACTCGCTTCACCCAAATACTTTTACGATCTAGCCGGCAAGTTCATACCCTGGCTGGGCACTCTGTGCCTGATCGCTTTTCTGTCGGGGCTCTATCAGGGACTGTTCGTCGCCCCGCCGGATTACCAGCAGGGCGAGAGCTACCGCATCCTCTTCGTGCACGTGCCCTCAGCCTGGATGTCCATGTTCGTCTACACCTTCATGGCCGTGCTGAGTGCGATCAACCTGATCTGGAACATCAAGCTCGCCGACGTGATGGTGCGCAGTTCCGCCGCGCTCGGCGCCTCGTTCACCTTCCTGACACTGGTCACGGGATCCTTGTGGGGCAAGCCGATGTGGGGCGCCTGGTGGGTGTGGGATGCCCGGCTGACCTCCGAGCTGATCCTGCTGTTTCTCTACCTGGGCTACATCGCCCTGGTTTCCGCCATCGAAGACCCACGGAGCGCGGCGCGCGCCGGTGGAGTCTTGATCCTGGTCGGCGCGGTCAACATCCCCATCATCCACTACTCCGTGGAATGGTGGAGCACCCTGCATCAAGGACCTACGCTCACCAAGATCGGCAAGCCCAGTGTCCATGTCAGCATGCTGATCCCCTGGCTACTCATGTTCGCGGGCTTCCAGCTTTATTACTTTACAGTCGTGCTGATACGCGCCCGTACCGAAGTGCTGGAGCGGGAGCGGCGCAGCGCCTGGGTGCAGGAATTGTTCGGCAAATGA